A single window of Hippocampus zosterae strain Florida chromosome 15, ASM2543408v3, whole genome shotgun sequence DNA harbors:
- the c15h14orf119 gene encoding uncharacterized protein C14orf119 homolog: protein MSWFNCVSQNSDHQLQFSTDSRTMSATEGLCASSRSRLRGAPTAAASPTVATQDCPGLSSRGPGGFPSTPGGVAGPPTLENLTCGSPSGGQIGEPVPISYVSLQEQRCVLSWFQGWTPFQRERFLQDLVAKAVPGKVCTLLDSLSTLQVKDRLPNIFECQLRLWTQWFESWGEEERNHFLHVLEERNATFVAHFYNCVAATAGRD, encoded by the exons ATGTCATGGTTCAATTGCGTCAGTCAAAACTCGGACCACCAGCTGCAGTTTTCCACCGACAGCCGTACAATGTCGGCCACAGAGGGCTTGTGTGCTTCTTCCCGCTCCCGGCTCAGGGGGGCTCCGACGGCTGCGGCGTCACCCACCGTGGCAACACAAGACTGTCCTGGCCTCTCGTCTCGCGGGCCGGGGGGCTTTCCCTCGACACCCGGAGGTGTCGCTGGGCCTCCCACCCTTGAGAATCTGACATGCGGGTCTCCGAGCGGAGGCCAGATCGGAGAGCCGGTTCCCATCTCTTATGTGAGCCTCCAGGAGCAGAGGTGCGTCCTAAGTTGGTTCCAGGGCTGGACTCCCTTTCAGCGGGAGAGATTTTTGCAGGACCTTGTGGCCAAAGCCGTGCCTGGGAAGGTTTGCACCCTTCTCGACTCTCTCAGTACTCTTCAG GTCAAGGACAGACTACCAAACATATTTGAATGCCAGCTACGCCTGTGGACACAGTGGTTTGAGTCTTGGGGAGAAGAAGAGCGCAATCATTTCTTACACGTACTGGAAGAGAGGAACGCCACATTTGTTGCCCACTTTTACAACTGTGTAGCGGCTACAGCAGGCAGAGACTGA
- the dhrs1 gene encoding dehydrogenase/reductase SDR family member 1: MSLSGWICVVTGASRGIGKGIALQLSDAGATVYITGRQEKTLKETAAQVSERGGKCVPVICDSTNDGDIEKLFERIKTEESGRLDLLVNNAYAGVQAIFENQGKKFWETDPSFWDTINHTGLRSHYIASVYASRLMVARGQGLIVTISSMGGLRYLFNVPYGVGKAACDRMAVDMAMELRSRGVASVSLWPGPVKTEQITQFVLSDDATREVDSKTKELFAHGESTEFSGLCIANLAQDKNLMSLSGKILMTCDLARRYGIRDVDGRCVNDFTSLKFLLTQVPYVSWLSSFVPSFIRLPRFLLPLTSNHF; this comes from the exons ATGTCCCTGTCCGGCTGGATCTGTGTGGTCACAGGTGCCTCCAGAGGCATTGGAAAAGGAATAGCGCTGCAGCTTTCTGATGCAGGCGCCACCGTCTACATCACCGGACGCCAGGAAAAGACTCTCAAAGAAACGGCAGCACAG GTGAGCGAGCGGGGTGGAAAGTGTGTGCCCGTCATCTGTGACTCGACCAATGATGGCGACATTGAGAAACTGTTTGAACGCATAAAAACGGAAGAGAGTGGCCGACTGGACCTTCTGGTCAACAATGCATACGCTGGAGTCCAG GCCATCTTTGAGAACCAGGGGAAAAAGTTCTGGGAGACCGATCCGTCTTTTTGGGACACCATCAACCACACTGGCCTGAG AAGCCACTATATCGCTTCAGTGTACGCCTCCCGTTTGATGGTGGCTCGAGGTCAGGGCTTGATCGTCACCATTTCATCCATGGGAGGCCTGCGATATCTCTTCAATGTGCCATACGGTGTTGGGAAAGCTGCG TGCGACCGCATGGCCGTGGACATGGCTATGGAGCTTCGGAGCAGGGGGGTTGCATCTGTCAGTCTCTGGCCTGGACCTGTCAAGACCGAGCAAATAACTCAGTTCGTGCTTTCAGATGATGCGACGCGGGAAGTAGATTCCAAG ACGAAGGAATTGTTTGCTCATGGAGAAAGCACCGAATTTAGTGGCCTGTGCATTGCCAACCTTGCTCAAG ATAAAAACCTGATGTCACTGAGCGGGAAAATTCTCATGACCTGTGACCTGGCGAGGCGTTACGGGATCCGAGATGTTGACG ggCGGTGTGTGAACGACTTTACCTCCCTTAAGTTCCTGCTGACCCAAGTTCCGTATGTCTCCTGGCTCTCATCTTTTGTCCCGTCTTTTATAAGACTGCCCCGCTTTCTGCTCCCCTTGACAAGCAACCATTTCTAA